A region of Vigna radiata var. radiata cultivar VC1973A unplaced genomic scaffold, Vradiata_ver6 scaffold_48, whole genome shotgun sequence DNA encodes the following proteins:
- the LOC111241005 gene encoding MACPF domain-containing protein At4g24290-like: MSLLSHLLLYAIFCKLFLQKLVDVGKKFVIGLQLYFEGKRSNCLAIHLQHLSSLSKTFKLQDEPNGNASNDSSEHKYYEKVQWKSFSHVCTTLVQSGDEHAVVTGAHFEVEDTGLKKVLFLGFHFSKVVHATRVKEPQWDGSPGLTQNSGIISTLINTHFSGPQKPLPPWPSDVNINSALYPGGPPVPTHSPKLLRFVDTTEMTRGPQDFPGYWVVSSARLFVEKGKISLKVKYSLLTVIPDEEVGNF, encoded by the exons ATGTCACTCTTGTCTCATTTACTTTTGTACGCGATATTTTGCAAATTGTTTTTGCAGAAACTA GTTGATGTGGGAAAGAAGTTTGTGATAGGCCTTCAATTGTATTTCGAAGGAAAGAGAAGTAACTGCTTGGCAATCCATTTACAGCACCTTTCCTCTCTGTCCAAAACCTTCAAACTCCAGGATGAGCCTAATGGGAATGCATCTAATGACTCTTCAGAACATAAGTACTATGAGAAAGTTCAGTGGAAGAGTTTCTCTCATGTTTGCACAACTCTTGTTCAATCCGGTGATGAACATGCTGTTGTGACTGGTGCTCACTTCGAAGTTGAAGATACTGGTCTTAAGAAAGTTCTATTTCTAGGATTTCATTTCTCTAAAGTTGTCCATGCAACCAGGGTCAAAGAACCTCAGTGGGATGGTTCTCCTGGCTTGACCCAGAATTCTGGAATAATCTCAACATTGATCAACACTCACTTCTCAGGTCCACAAAAGCCACTGCCACCATGGCCGTCTGATGTGAACATCAACTCAGCTTTATATCCTGGGGGACCTCCTGTGCCTACTCACTCACCCAAACTTCTAAGGTTTGTTGACACAACTGAAATGACAAGAGGGCCACAAGACTTTCCTGGCTACTGGGTTGTTTCTAGTGCAAGGCTTTTCGTGGAGAAGGGAAAGATATCACTTAAAGTAAAATACTCTCTTTTAACCGTGATACCTGATGAAGAGGtgggaaatttttga